One window from the genome of Rhodopirellula halodulae encodes:
- a CDS encoding alpha/beta hydrolase family protein, translating into MRCFRFLCALLLLPTLVGAATATAADSAPADPAPGDQVIAEYFRQQTNQLSEDCFSNIQTLEDWTENREQYRRQLLSMLGLDPMPARTELQAAITGVVRREEAGFLVEKVHFQSSPGLYVTGNLYRPIDVSEPLPAVLYVCGHGRVVKDGVSYGNKVHYQHHGAWFARNGYVCLVIDTIQLGEIEGIHHGTYREKMWWWNNRGYTPAGVEAWNCIRALDWLQSRDDVDPERLGVTGRSGGGAYSWWLAAIDERVRVAVPVAGITNLHDHVVNGCVSGHCDCMYMVNSQRWDFPMVAALVAPRPLLISNTDRDPIFPLEGVVDVHAKVRRIYDLYDASEKLGLQITSGPHQDTQELRVHAFRWFNRHLRGDDNLVESVAIKYFEPEELKVFESLPKDERVTSIHEFFVPKVSPQDLPASLKELASVTPEWKRQLKEHTFAGWPTTTDDANLEVKKTIELADANVTFAEFTSQDPFRLPLIILRPKGSEDGAAPLREGVDLRVLDQSGWEEIVGTPETNLDEWSKRLPNDRVQVLFAPRGVGPTRWSQDERDQTHIRRRFMLLGQTLAGMQIYDLMRAIQTLTKSENMMLMRTSGPLHVHGEGEAAVWALHSAVWTEGIDRLTLTDLPTTNRQGPDLLNVSRVAEMPMLVGLAMTNVDELRVEGEYKKAWADIAKSQTVLQPIIRSEP; encoded by the coding sequence ATGCGATGTTTTCGCTTTCTATGCGCGTTGTTGCTTCTCCCAACTTTAGTCGGTGCAGCCACGGCTACCGCAGCAGACTCTGCTCCAGCCGATCCAGCACCTGGTGACCAAGTCATCGCGGAATACTTTCGTCAGCAGACCAACCAACTGAGCGAAGACTGTTTTTCCAACATTCAAACGTTGGAAGATTGGACCGAAAATCGTGAGCAATATCGTCGCCAATTGCTGAGCATGTTGGGGCTGGATCCGATGCCCGCTCGGACCGAACTTCAGGCAGCGATCACGGGAGTCGTGCGACGAGAGGAAGCCGGTTTCCTTGTTGAGAAGGTTCATTTCCAGTCGTCGCCCGGACTGTACGTGACCGGCAATTTGTATCGCCCGATCGATGTGTCTGAGCCGCTTCCCGCGGTTCTGTACGTTTGCGGCCACGGACGCGTGGTGAAAGACGGCGTCAGCTACGGCAACAAGGTTCACTATCAACACCACGGAGCCTGGTTCGCTCGAAACGGTTATGTGTGTTTGGTCATCGACACCATCCAGTTGGGCGAGATCGAGGGCATTCACCACGGCACGTACCGAGAGAAAATGTGGTGGTGGAACAATCGCGGATACACGCCGGCCGGGGTGGAAGCTTGGAATTGCATTCGAGCACTGGATTGGTTGCAGTCCCGCGACGATGTCGATCCAGAGCGATTGGGTGTGACCGGTCGAAGTGGCGGCGGAGCGTATTCTTGGTGGTTAGCGGCGATTGATGAACGCGTTCGGGTGGCCGTGCCCGTGGCTGGAATCACCAATTTGCATGACCATGTCGTGAATGGGTGCGTCAGCGGTCATTGCGATTGCATGTACATGGTCAATTCACAACGTTGGGACTTTCCAATGGTCGCCGCGTTGGTGGCTCCTCGTCCGTTGCTGATCTCCAATACCGATCGTGATCCCATTTTTCCCTTGGAAGGCGTAGTGGATGTGCACGCCAAGGTTCGGCGCATTTACGATTTGTATGATGCCTCGGAAAAGCTTGGATTGCAGATCACCTCCGGGCCTCATCAAGACACCCAAGAACTGCGCGTGCATGCATTTCGTTGGTTCAATCGACATCTTCGCGGTGACGACAACTTGGTTGAATCCGTCGCGATCAAGTATTTCGAACCCGAAGAACTGAAAGTCTTCGAGTCCCTGCCAAAAGACGAACGGGTGACTTCGATTCACGAGTTCTTCGTCCCAAAGGTGTCTCCGCAGGACCTGCCGGCGTCCCTGAAAGAATTAGCGTCTGTCACGCCCGAGTGGAAACGTCAACTGAAGGAGCATACGTTTGCGGGATGGCCGACAACTACAGACGATGCCAATCTCGAAGTCAAGAAAACGATCGAGCTGGCTGATGCGAATGTGACCTTCGCCGAATTCACCAGCCAAGATCCCTTCCGGCTCCCATTGATCATCCTGCGGCCAAAAGGATCGGAAGATGGAGCCGCACCTCTTCGCGAAGGCGTTGATCTTCGTGTCTTGGATCAGAGCGGTTGGGAAGAGATTGTGGGAACACCAGAAACGAATCTGGATGAATGGTCGAAGCGGTTGCCCAACGATCGCGTTCAGGTTTTGTTTGCACCGCGAGGTGTCGGCCCGACACGCTGGTCCCAGGACGAGCGAGACCAGACGCATATCAGGCGTCGATTCATGTTGCTGGGGCAAACGCTCGCTGGAATGCAAATTTATGATTTGATGCGAGCCATCCAAACGTTGACCAAGTCTGAGAACATGATGTTGATGAGGACTTCGGGGCCACTGCATGTTCACGGTGAGGGCGAAGCAGCGGTTTGGGCCTTGCACTCCGCGGTTTGGACCGAGGGCATCGATCGCTTGACGTTGACCGACCTACCGACGACCAATCGCCAAGGACCCGATCTGTTGAATGTCAGCCGCGTCGCCGAGATGCCAATGTTGGTGGGGCTCGCGATGACCAACGTGGATGAGCTTCGGGTGGAGGGTGAATACAAGAAGGCGTGGGCAGACATCGCCAAGAGCCAAACGGTGCTTCAGCCGATCATTCGGAGCGAGCCATGA
- the hisE gene encoding phosphoribosyl-ATP diphosphatase, whose protein sequence is MPDSLLPLDRLMSTLRTRAAERPEGSYTTKLMNGGAEAIGKKIREEAEELIEAADEPDEAGRQHAIYEAGDLIYHAMVLMAWRGIELDEVAAELARREGTSGLVEKASRPAKKDSDSTDS, encoded by the coding sequence ATGCCTGACTCGTTGCTGCCACTGGATCGCCTGATGTCCACCCTGCGAACGCGAGCGGCCGAGCGACCGGAAGGCTCCTACACCACCAAGCTGATGAATGGCGGTGCCGAAGCGATTGGCAAGAAGATTCGCGAAGAAGCCGAGGAACTGATCGAAGCGGCGGACGAACCCGATGAAGCCGGCCGTCAACACGCGATCTACGAAGCCGGCGACTTGATCTACCACGCGATGGTCTTGATGGCGTGGCGAGGCATCGAGCTGGACGAAGTCGCCGCGGAACTCGCCCGCCGTGAGGGCACGTCTGGATTGGTCGAAAAAGCTTCGCGACCCGCGAAAAAGGATTCTGACTCCACCGATTCTTAG
- the der gene encoding ribosome biogenesis GTPase Der, whose translation MPVPQVAIVGRPNVGKSSLFNWLARRRLAIVDNFEGVTRDRMTTLIEADDRFFELVDTGGMGVEDPDDLTSDVRHQIDLAINSADVILLVVDVQTGLMPLDEEVVERLRGLERPVILVANKADQQHQDVHANEFQKLGRGRLVTVSTLQNRNRDELIQTIVDRLPDSEDDLVAPDAGMKVAIVGRRNVGKSTFVNTLAESDRMIVSEVAGTTRDSVDVRFEIDGQTFMAIDTPGLRKRKSIRTDLDYYGSHRAQRSIRRADVVLMFFDALEKTSRVDKQLVGYIMEHHKPVIFVVNKWDKVDKEVPTERWVKYLRHQFTTLSYAPIAFITGQTGRNVKALLNHAAMLYKQSQSRVSTGELNRIIRAAMDQHPPAMYQGRRPKIYYATQVSTEPPTVVVMCSDPKAITKDYQRYLVGWMRDHLPFGEVPIKMYMQQRSRAEAKAERSGQGRPYDQ comes from the coding sequence ATGCCAGTTCCACAAGTCGCGATCGTCGGTCGTCCCAACGTCGGCAAGAGCAGTCTGTTCAATTGGCTCGCACGCCGCCGTCTCGCCATCGTGGATAACTTCGAAGGCGTGACTCGGGACCGGATGACAACCCTGATCGAAGCCGACGACCGCTTTTTTGAGTTGGTCGACACCGGGGGGATGGGTGTCGAAGACCCCGACGATTTGACCTCTGACGTTCGGCACCAGATCGATCTGGCGATCAACTCCGCGGATGTGATTTTGTTGGTGGTCGATGTCCAAACGGGATTGATGCCATTGGATGAGGAAGTCGTCGAACGGTTGCGAGGTTTGGAACGCCCCGTGATCTTGGTCGCTAACAAAGCCGACCAGCAACATCAGGATGTTCACGCCAACGAATTTCAAAAGCTCGGTCGCGGCCGATTGGTCACTGTCAGCACCCTGCAGAACCGCAATCGAGACGAATTGATTCAAACGATCGTCGACCGGTTGCCGGATTCAGAAGACGATTTGGTGGCACCCGATGCGGGGATGAAAGTTGCCATCGTCGGACGTCGCAACGTTGGCAAGAGCACGTTCGTCAACACGCTGGCGGAATCCGACCGGATGATTGTCAGCGAAGTCGCAGGAACCACTCGTGATAGCGTCGATGTCCGATTTGAAATTGACGGTCAAACGTTTATGGCCATCGACACGCCTGGTTTGCGGAAACGCAAGTCCATTCGCACGGATCTTGACTACTACGGTTCGCACCGCGCCCAACGCAGCATCCGTCGCGCGGATGTGGTGTTGATGTTCTTTGATGCACTGGAAAAAACCAGTCGTGTCGATAAGCAGTTGGTGGGCTACATCATGGAGCACCACAAACCGGTGATCTTCGTGGTCAACAAATGGGACAAAGTCGACAAAGAGGTTCCTACCGAACGTTGGGTGAAGTATTTGCGACACCAATTCACGACATTGTCGTATGCACCCATCGCGTTCATCACCGGCCAAACCGGGCGCAATGTGAAAGCGTTGCTGAACCACGCCGCGATGCTCTACAAGCAATCACAATCACGCGTGTCGACCGGCGAGTTGAACCGAATCATCCGAGCGGCGATGGACCAGCATCCACCCGCGATGTACCAAGGTCGCCGGCCGAAAATTTACTACGCCACGCAAGTTTCGACAGAACCGCCAACCGTGGTGGTCATGTGCAGCGACCCCAAAGCGATCACCAAAGACTATCAACGTTACCTGGTGGGCTGGATGCGGGACCACCTGCCGTTTGGTGAAGTGCCTATCAAAATGTACATGCAGCAACGAAGTCGCGCGGAAGCGAAAGCCGAACGATCCGGGCAAGGTCGTCCGTACGATCAGTAG
- the uvrA gene encoding excinuclease ABC subunit UvrA translates to MGPKQSLAAEPSVTRQPISVRGCRVHNLQDVDVDIPRGKLVVICGLSGSGKTSLALDTLYAEGQRSYIESFSAYTRQYLNQLDKPDCDRISGIPPAIAVTRASAVKTNRSTVATSTEIAEHLRLLFARASELICHQCGQPVVIDSPQSVAAAMSDPAAGIQRAIVGFEIWLPNRKAASEILLGLQQEGFVRLVLKGETFQLSDDDRSKMAKRIGTKGATALVVVDRLSASSEISRWTESLETSMTEGNGRAVVLFQAEDDGPHSSLSTQTVDGREMRQRVASDRHRCDRCDIDYPDPVPRAFNFNHPMGACPECEGFGDVIGVDMDRVVPDKSKTLREGAIAPWNAPSYQHELHELLALADDYDLPVDVPFSKLKKKHLKLIHHGVPERKFGGLDGFFAWLDRKKYKMHIRVFASRYRSYRTCPACEGARLKPESLAYKIGGKSISELLAMRCDELDGFLAHWFPSDVSSNSEEAFADEDNTVDEAQAVGEALIGYQTRAELAAADQQRRSTIAHEPVRQIRDRLRYLDQVGLGYLQLSRTLRTLSGGETQRIALTLALGSTLVGMLYVLDEPTAGLHPADVEQLVRAIAELRDRGNTVVVVEHNDALIQMADRVVEVGPGAGVGGGHITFEGTPKQLIANRNSLTGRYLGKNRKKTLAFDLEDGRAPSGEIALHGASGHNLQDIDVAFPLGCLTVVTGRSGSGKSSLIHDTLFGAVSIRLAERRGEVPSADVVAGTLPFRSLKGEHAVDDCLLVDQSPISRSPRSCPVTFAKAFDPIRQAFAATVDAKIRNFKPGHFSFNSSAGQCSTCEGAGVQTIDMQFMADVSMRCGECRGKRYREEVLQVRYRDRTIADVLEMTVREASDFFREMPKVQNKLQRLIDVGLDYVALGQPATTLSSGEAQRLKLAAFLAGSSKKRTLFLMDEPTTGLHFDDIQRLLKCFDALISEGHSLIVIEHHPMLMAAADQIIEIGPGAAEDGGRIVAAGTRDEVASVNDSLTGEILRGMLS, encoded by the coding sequence ATGGGACCGAAGCAAAGTTTGGCGGCGGAGCCGTCAGTGACTCGACAACCGATCTCCGTTCGTGGGTGTCGTGTGCACAATCTGCAGGACGTGGATGTCGACATTCCTCGGGGGAAGCTGGTCGTCATCTGTGGGTTGTCGGGCAGCGGAAAAACGTCGCTGGCATTGGACACGTTGTATGCCGAGGGGCAACGCAGCTACATCGAGAGCTTCTCGGCCTACACGCGGCAGTATCTCAACCAACTAGACAAACCGGACTGCGATCGTATTTCGGGAATTCCGCCGGCGATCGCGGTGACGCGAGCTTCTGCGGTCAAGACGAACCGAAGCACGGTGGCCACGTCCACGGAAATCGCAGAACACCTGCGACTGCTCTTTGCCCGAGCCTCCGAATTGATTTGTCACCAATGCGGTCAGCCCGTTGTGATCGACAGCCCCCAAAGTGTTGCGGCGGCCATGAGTGACCCCGCCGCAGGAATCCAACGAGCCATCGTTGGTTTCGAAATTTGGTTGCCCAATCGCAAAGCCGCCTCGGAAATTCTGCTGGGATTGCAACAGGAAGGTTTCGTCCGCTTGGTTCTCAAAGGAGAAACCTTTCAGTTGTCGGACGACGACCGGTCGAAAATGGCCAAACGGATCGGCACCAAAGGAGCCACTGCATTGGTCGTCGTGGACCGTTTGTCCGCCAGTTCAGAAATTTCGCGTTGGACTGAGTCCTTGGAAACGTCCATGACCGAAGGCAACGGTCGCGCGGTGGTGCTGTTCCAAGCGGAAGATGACGGTCCACATTCGTCGCTGTCAACGCAAACAGTGGATGGCCGCGAAATGCGGCAACGCGTTGCCAGTGATCGGCATCGTTGTGATCGGTGCGACATTGATTACCCCGATCCGGTTCCGCGAGCGTTCAATTTCAATCATCCGATGGGCGCTTGTCCCGAGTGTGAAGGGTTTGGGGATGTGATCGGTGTGGACATGGATCGAGTGGTTCCAGACAAGTCCAAAACGCTTCGTGAAGGAGCCATCGCACCATGGAACGCACCGTCCTATCAGCATGAATTGCATGAACTACTTGCGCTGGCGGATGATTACGATTTACCGGTCGATGTGCCGTTTTCAAAACTAAAAAAGAAACACCTCAAACTGATTCACCACGGCGTGCCTGAACGCAAGTTTGGCGGACTGGACGGCTTCTTCGCTTGGTTGGATCGCAAGAAGTACAAGATGCACATTCGCGTCTTTGCCTCGCGATATCGCAGCTATCGGACTTGCCCGGCTTGTGAAGGAGCGAGACTGAAACCCGAGTCGCTGGCGTACAAAATCGGTGGGAAAAGCATCTCTGAATTGTTGGCGATGCGATGCGACGAGCTGGACGGGTTCTTGGCCCACTGGTTCCCGAGCGATGTTTCGTCCAATTCGGAGGAAGCATTTGCGGACGAAGACAATACGGTGGACGAAGCCCAGGCGGTGGGGGAAGCCCTGATCGGCTACCAAACGCGAGCGGAACTCGCCGCAGCGGACCAACAACGTCGCAGCACCATCGCACATGAACCCGTTCGTCAAATTCGCGATCGATTGCGTTACCTCGATCAAGTCGGGCTGGGCTATCTGCAACTCAGTCGGACGCTTCGTACATTGTCGGGAGGCGAAACACAACGCATCGCGTTGACGTTGGCTCTGGGCAGCACATTGGTTGGCATGTTGTATGTGTTGGACGAACCCACCGCGGGACTTCACCCGGCTGATGTGGAGCAATTGGTGCGGGCAATCGCCGAGCTTCGTGATCGCGGCAACACGGTGGTCGTGGTCGAGCACAACGATGCGTTGATCCAAATGGCGGACCGGGTGGTGGAGGTTGGCCCGGGCGCCGGTGTGGGCGGTGGTCATATCACGTTTGAGGGAACGCCCAAGCAATTGATCGCCAATCGGAACAGCTTGACGGGGCGATACCTCGGCAAGAATCGAAAGAAGACTCTCGCATTTGACCTGGAAGACGGACGTGCTCCGTCGGGCGAGATTGCGTTGCACGGTGCCAGTGGACACAACCTGCAAGACATCGATGTTGCGTTTCCACTGGGGTGCTTGACCGTGGTCACCGGTCGATCCGGCAGTGGCAAGAGTTCGCTGATTCACGACACCTTGTTCGGTGCCGTTTCGATTCGATTGGCCGAACGTCGTGGGGAAGTCCCCTCGGCCGACGTCGTCGCGGGGACGCTGCCGTTTCGATCTTTGAAAGGCGAGCACGCGGTGGATGACTGCTTGCTGGTGGATCAATCACCCATCAGTCGCAGTCCACGAAGTTGCCCCGTCACCTTCGCCAAGGCGTTTGATCCGATTCGACAAGCCTTCGCGGCAACGGTGGACGCGAAGATAAGGAATTTCAAACCGGGGCATTTCAGTTTCAATTCCTCCGCCGGCCAGTGTTCCACATGTGAGGGCGCGGGAGTTCAGACGATCGACATGCAGTTCATGGCCGATGTCTCCATGCGATGTGGCGAGTGTCGCGGCAAACGATATCGCGAAGAGGTGCTGCAGGTGCGTTATCGCGATCGAACGATTGCGGACGTCTTGGAGATGACCGTTCGCGAAGCCAGCGACTTTTTTCGTGAAATGCCGAAGGTTCAGAACAAGCTGCAGCGTTTGATCGACGTCGGGCTGGACTATGTGGCTTTGGGCCAACCGGCGACGACTTTGTCCAGCGGCGAGGCACAGCGGCTGAAGTTGGCGGCATTCTTAGCGGGATCGAGCAAAAAGCGAACGCTGTTTCTGATGGACGAACCCACGACCGGATTGCACTTCGACGATATTCAACGCTTGCTGAAATGCTTTGATGCGTTGATCAGCGAGGGACATTCGCTGATCGTGATTGAGCATCATCCGATGTTGATGGCAGCCGCCGACCAAATCATCGAAATTGGGCCCGGTGCGGCCGAGGACGGCGGACGCATCGTCGCCGCTGGAACCCGCGACGAAGTTGCCTCGGTCAACGATAGCCTGACCGGTGAAATTCTTCGCGGGATGTTGAGCTAG
- a CDS encoding NINE protein produces the protein MSTSHSPVTPAPAHGSFPAPETHSVVVGYITWLFGFFGAHRFYYGKQISGTLYFFTLGLAGIGWIVDLFLIPSMDRRAQMRFATGPLDYTIAWILLTFLGLFGIHRFYLGKWVTGVIYLLTGGLFGVGWLYDLWTLNEQVDLENRRLNRG, from the coding sequence ATGTCGACATCGCATTCGCCCGTCACGCCAGCACCTGCACACGGAAGTTTCCCAGCACCGGAGACGCATTCCGTTGTGGTTGGCTACATCACTTGGTTGTTTGGCTTTTTCGGAGCCCATCGCTTTTACTACGGAAAGCAGATCAGCGGAACGCTTTATTTCTTCACGTTAGGCTTGGCTGGAATCGGTTGGATTGTCGATCTCTTCTTGATCCCCAGCATGGATCGGCGGGCACAGATGCGGTTTGCAACCGGGCCGCTGGACTACACGATCGCGTGGATTTTGTTGACGTTCTTAGGTCTGTTCGGCATCCACCGGTTCTATCTCGGCAAATGGGTGACCGGGGTGATCTATCTGCTCACGGGCGGGTTGTTCGGTGTTGGATGGCTCTACGATTTGTGGACGTTGAACGAGCAAGTTGATTTGGAAAATCGACGACTCAACCGCGGGTGA
- the hisG gene encoding ATP phosphoribosyltransferase — protein MTTLAPPGNQTDSNSFLRLGVPSKGRLSELATGLLNQAGLSFRRQNRGLFARVSGLPIDLIFLRTDDIPTLCAEGAIDMGITGSDLVEEAGADVEQRMAFGVGRCRLAFCVPDDADITDASQLDGKRIATSFPHVTEQYLAKKNAKAHLVSLSGSVEAMIRLGVADAIVDLVETGSTLAANRLRILEEIGHYETVLVQNDSHRCQDVADRLVSRLEGVVLARDYSLVEYNVPRAKLSEAEKITPGYNSPTINSLEDQQWCAVQVMVRRKEVVEVMEKLKDIGASGIFEMTLNNCRL, from the coding sequence ATGACGACCTTGGCCCCCCCCGGCAATCAAACGGACTCGAACAGTTTCCTGCGTTTGGGTGTCCCCAGCAAAGGACGGCTGAGTGAACTGGCCACCGGACTGCTGAACCAAGCGGGCTTGAGCTTTCGCCGCCAAAACCGCGGCTTGTTCGCACGCGTCAGCGGTCTGCCGATCGACCTGATCTTCCTGCGTACGGACGACATCCCGACGCTGTGTGCCGAAGGGGCGATCGACATGGGGATCACCGGCAGCGACTTGGTCGAGGAAGCCGGCGCGGACGTCGAGCAACGAATGGCGTTTGGGGTGGGACGTTGCCGGTTGGCGTTTTGCGTTCCCGACGACGCCGACATCACGGATGCTTCGCAGCTCGATGGCAAACGGATCGCGACCAGCTTCCCGCATGTCACCGAGCAATACCTGGCGAAGAAAAATGCCAAAGCACATCTGGTTTCGTTGTCCGGCAGCGTCGAGGCAATGATCCGTCTGGGCGTCGCCGACGCCATCGTTGACTTGGTGGAAACCGGCAGCACGCTCGCCGCCAATCGACTCCGCATTTTGGAAGAGATCGGTCATTACGAAACAGTTTTGGTGCAGAACGATTCCCATCGTTGCCAAGACGTCGCGGATCGTTTGGTGTCTCGCTTGGAGGGTGTCGTGCTCGCCCGCGATTACTCGTTGGTCGAGTACAACGTGCCGCGTGCGAAGCTGAGCGAAGCGGAAAAGATCACGCCCGGTTACAACTCACCAACGATCAACTCTTTGGAAGACCAACAGTGGTGTGCGGTCCAAGTCATGGTCCGTCGCAAAGAAGTCGTGGAAGTGATGGAAAAGCTCAAAGACATCGGTGCATCGGGCATCTTTGAGATGACGCTGAACAATTGCCGTCTCTAG
- a CDS encoding family 16 glycoside hydrolase, giving the protein MRANHVILGLVALFLTTANFASISAQEKDQPAADKAAETKPADDQGKTESKPAEKKPEQPAKSEGDAKEKAKDEPKQDAPEKDAPEKDASEKEAAPAKPQPDPVWLEKGVWTLPPTDGPAATDFSLVGEYVGDITMPTASKNDDEADSSDSTGKRRFGVQIRTLGSGQFEALAYEGGLPGDKEFDESTQLRLIGRRNGDTLVLSGGPWALFAGPEQCRLINMEGASLGDLPRVNRTSPTMGAKAPENALVLFDGTNTDEFTQANMDDQKLLKQGANINWLLTDFDLHLEYRIPHMPGMQGQKRGNSGIYLQSRYECQILDSFGTERVFNGLGALYRFKPPRLNMAFPPLVWQTYDVQFTAARFGANGKKLRPAHVTSWVNGVKVQDNVALPGPTGAGKDEEALPLQTFLQNHTDPVRFRNVWVVDRGLVASDSFPVKSEE; this is encoded by the coding sequence TTGCGTGCAAATCACGTCATTTTGGGCTTGGTAGCACTGTTTCTGACGACCGCCAATTTCGCCTCCATTTCCGCTCAGGAAAAGGACCAACCAGCCGCCGACAAAGCGGCCGAAACGAAACCGGCTGACGACCAAGGCAAAACCGAGTCGAAACCGGCTGAAAAGAAGCCGGAACAACCCGCAAAATCAGAAGGCGACGCGAAGGAGAAAGCAAAAGACGAGCCGAAACAAGATGCCCCGGAGAAGGATGCTCCCGAGAAAGACGCATCTGAGAAGGAAGCCGCACCCGCGAAGCCGCAACCTGACCCAGTGTGGCTCGAAAAAGGTGTTTGGACCTTGCCACCGACCGACGGCCCCGCCGCGACCGATTTCAGTCTGGTCGGGGAATACGTCGGCGACATCACGATGCCCACCGCCAGCAAGAACGATGACGAGGCGGACAGTTCTGACTCAACCGGCAAGCGTCGCTTTGGCGTTCAAATTCGAACCCTGGGTTCGGGGCAATTCGAAGCACTCGCCTACGAAGGCGGCTTGCCCGGTGACAAAGAGTTTGACGAGTCAACTCAGCTTCGATTGATCGGTCGTCGCAACGGTGACACGCTGGTGCTCTCGGGTGGACCGTGGGCGTTGTTCGCGGGCCCCGAACAGTGCCGGCTGATCAACATGGAAGGTGCCTCCTTGGGCGATCTGCCTCGGGTAAACCGCACCAGTCCCACGATGGGAGCGAAGGCACCCGAAAACGCGTTGGTGTTGTTCGATGGCACCAACACGGACGAATTCACCCAAGCCAACATGGACGACCAAAAACTGCTGAAGCAAGGTGCCAACATCAATTGGTTGCTGACCGACTTTGATCTGCACCTGGAATATCGCATCCCACACATGCCGGGAATGCAAGGACAAAAACGAGGCAACAGCGGCATCTATCTGCAAAGCCGCTACGAATGTCAAATCCTTGATTCGTTCGGCACCGAGCGAGTGTTCAACGGGTTGGGTGCTCTTTACCGATTCAAGCCGCCGCGTCTGAACATGGCGTTCCCACCTTTGGTTTGGCAAACTTACGACGTGCAATTCACGGCGGCCCGATTCGGTGCCAACGGTAAGAAACTTCGCCCCGCTCACGTGACCTCGTGGGTCAACGGAGTCAAGGTTCAAGACAACGTCGCCCTGCCAGGCCCCACGGGTGCAGGTAAAGACGAGGAAGCTTTGCCGCTTCAAACCTTCTTGCAGAATCACACCGATCCCGTTCGCTTCCGCAACGTTTGGGTTGTCGACCGTGGCTTGGTGGCGAGCGATTCCTTCCCGGTGAAATCGGAAGAGTAA
- a CDS encoding uracil-DNA glycosylase: MSNDTHNPLDPAQTREAAEELLAHLHRVGVPFIPQPNAERVAEWESRFAVSPPAEAALTAASPSPATKPAPTAAEIGDEVKTPPRAPTSRLQPVESFSVNDDPYPGVSLPIADRQQQLEQLATTVSGCTKCSQLAKCRTQTVFGEGNPGTRFAFFGEGPGADEDRTGRPFVGRAGQLLDKMIQACKLQREDIYLLNTVKCRPPGNRNPEPNELSNCREYWEQQLQILRPEYIVCLGAVSAHTLLSSKLSIGRLRQRFHQYHESKVLVIYHPAYLLRNPDAKKAAWADLQMLMRDAGLVT; this comes from the coding sequence ATGTCGAACGACACGCACAACCCACTGGATCCCGCCCAAACACGTGAAGCCGCCGAGGAATTGCTGGCTCACCTGCATCGCGTCGGGGTGCCGTTCATCCCACAACCCAATGCGGAACGGGTGGCGGAGTGGGAATCGCGTTTTGCAGTGTCTCCACCGGCCGAAGCAGCCTTGACCGCTGCATCACCATCGCCCGCAACGAAGCCGGCTCCCACCGCCGCTGAAATTGGCGACGAAGTCAAAACGCCACCGCGGGCACCAACGAGCCGCTTGCAACCCGTTGAGTCATTCTCGGTGAACGACGATCCGTACCCCGGTGTCAGCCTGCCAATCGCTGATCGGCAACAACAATTGGAACAGTTGGCGACAACCGTTTCCGGGTGCACGAAGTGCAGCCAACTGGCAAAATGCCGAACCCAAACAGTCTTTGGTGAAGGAAATCCTGGGACACGATTCGCGTTTTTCGGGGAAGGCCCCGGTGCGGACGAGGACCGGACAGGCCGACCATTTGTTGGGCGTGCGGGCCAATTGCTGGACAAAATGATCCAAGCCTGCAAGTTGCAGCGGGAAGACATTTACCTGCTGAACACGGTCAAATGTCGACCGCCAGGAAATCGAAACCCGGAACCGAATGAACTGAGCAATTGCCGCGAATATTGGGAGCAGCAACTTCAGATTCTGCGTCCCGAATACATCGTATGTCTCGGTGCCGTCAGTGCACACACGCTGCTGAGTTCGAAATTATCAATTGGACGCTTGCGGCAACGGTTTCACCAATACCACGAGAGCAAGGTGCTGGTGATCTATCACCCGGCGTACCTGCTGCGGAACCCAGACGCGAAAAAAGCGGCTTGGGCCGATCTGCAAATGTTGATGCGAGACGCCGGCTTGGTGACTTGA